The genomic interval CAGACGGCATCCTCGATACGTGCAAATGGATCTGGCATCTTGCCCACGGCACCCTCCCTTCTGCCTTCTCAGCCAGTTCCAAGTTCGATCATGAAGATTCCGATGGTGATATCGACATGCTCACCTCTGCCCCATCCACACCCAACAAGCCCAGGAGAATCCTGATTCACTGCGCAGACGGGTACACCGAGTCAACCATGCTCGGGCTCGCGTATTATTCCTTTGCCaccttccttcccatcccgGAAGCCTGGCTAGCCCTTCACACAACCCAGCAGCGCAACTTCTTCGCCTACCCCTCTGACGtagccctcctcaccgccatcGCCCCCCGCCTGTTGCAGGAATCCCCCCTATTTACCATCCAGAACCGTACCTTGAGTGATATCACGAGTCTCATTCGCAACGAACCAAAGTGGTTCGCTGGGTTCGACGGCTCCTTTCCCTCCAGGATCCTAGATTACATGTACCTAGGAAACCTCGGCCACGCCAACAACCCGGACTTGCTCAAGTCCCTCGGCATCGGTCAGATCCTCTCAGTTGGTGAGCTGGCCATGTGGCGTGACGGTGAGCTCGAGcaatggggggaggagaacaCGTGTGTGGTTCAAGGGGTGCAAGACAACGGAATAGACCCCCTAACAGACGAGTTTGAACGGTGTCTAGAGTTTATTGGTAAGTTCCCatttggttgtttttttccaTCGCCAAAAATCAAACTAACGAACCCCGCCACAGAACGAGGACGCCGAAACGGCACCGCCACGCTCGTCCACTGCCGCGTGGGCGTCTCCCGCTCGGCAACAATCTGCATCGCGGAGGTTATGAGATCCCTCCGGATGAGCTTCCCCCGGGCGTACTGCTTCGTCAGGGCGAGGAGGCTCAACGTCATCATCCAGCCTCACCTGCGGTTCGGTTACGAGCTGCTCAagtgggaggagcagaacCAAGGGGAGGGCTTCaagagggagctggagtGGCCCGAGCTTGCGAGAGAGATTGCCTTGATGAATCGACCTTATGCTCGGTAGAAAAACACAAGAAGGAACACATGAGCACAATTCTCCCGCCTGGTTTgcgggagtggtggtgaacCCATATGATGGGAACGGTTTGGATATTTGAAGTTAAAAttggagagagggaaaagtaaacccaaaaaaaatgGGGGGACAGGTGATCACCGAAGGAGGAGACAATACcctgggtttttttttggtttggaaGTCGAGGCTGGGGACAACCTCCTGAGTTGTGCAAATGCGTCGATTAAGTTTGGGTGTGGGTGTTTCTGGGTACGTTGTTGGATTATGTCTCGGGTTCTGTCTTTGGGTTCGGCTTGACACGATCTATTGTGCTATTTTTCTTTCGGTGCCTTGGTTGATTTCGGAGCGTTTCCGGTATGGACTGAGGCTTTTCTCAGAGGCTTTGCTCACAGACAACGTTGGTTCACGGACGGGTGGACTGGAGCGTCGTTTATTTTTTGCCATTCTTGTGCAAACTATCTTTACTTTTTGGGTTATCTCATGACGACTGGATGCAACACGACaacggcaacagcagcacacGATGatggcttttctttttttctttttttctttttctagTTCTGCAACCTTTTCTTATGAATATTGCAATCTCATTTGGGCAACAGGCAAGTAAGCAGAGCGTTCGAGTTTGCGGATTGGAAATGATTTGCTTTGGACCATGTAGGATTGAATAGGGTACCCGACATGAAATCTGGCCTCGGGCAGACGTGTTGTTTCCAGATGACATATTTATTCTGCTTATCAATGTTTATTCAGCTCAGACTTTAATATCTTGCCTTCATCCTGTGACAACACCCTCCACTGGTCAAGAGGGCAAATCTTGCACGGTTGAATGATGCCTCTTAGGCCTCTCTCTATCCCTCCTGTTGGCCGTCGCTGAACAGCTTCATCGAGACGGGCATGGGTATTCAAAAGAAGTTCAGGGAGTTTATGGAAGCAGGCATTAAAGAGATTTGATTACGCTATTCCGATATCCATAAACTCCAAACGCTATGCACATGTTCCCCATCAAGTTACTCAAACCACTCAGCAAAATTACCAGTCACAACCTGAAATAAAATCACGCTCACCACCCAGTTCCCCCTTCTTTGTCTTGACCGGCGCCTCGATCAACTTGCCATCTGGGCTAAACGCTTTATCTTCACCTTCGTCTTCGGCAAGGTACCGATCGTCATCTTTATTCCTTTTACCCCCCGTACGCTGTGCTCTTGGTAAGACCTCTCTTGCGcggccttttccttttccctctccttcatctcgaCTGCTACCACCAGTACCACCAAAAAAATCCTCTTCAACTTGAAGAggctcttcgtcttcgtcagGGCGGGGATGCGTCGAGCCAAGAGGCATCCCAGGAAGTGAAGGATCACCTGGTGGCAACGGTGTTTCCAAAGCCTGCATGAGCTTTGCAATGTGATCCTTCACCATATAACCTGTAACATCCTTGCCAGAATTGTTCAACGCCGGAACTACGAGTTCCTCGTCCTCCGAGATGTTTATCACATAATCATGTTGGGGATTGTAATCGGTATACAAAAATCCCATAACATCATCGCTGGGCCCTCCTTTTCTCTGCAAGCCCGCGGCCTTCTTCACTGCCCCTTCCACCGTCTTTTTTACACCCTTGACCGTAACATCTGGAACCATGTCGGCTAAACCGTGTGCAGCGCCCGTCATACTCTCTGGGACCACTCTTTCCAGAGCTTTCTTCAACTTCGCCTTCCGTCTCACCTTTTCGAATGACTCGTGCTTGCCGGCAATGGCCTCGGTGTTCTCGGTGACTTCCTATGCGTTATATGAGGCGTCCAGCTTATCATCCGCCTCAACGACACTATTTGGAAAGTTAGAGGTCAGTGGGATGTGATTGAAGAGGAAAAACATACGAGAACTGCTTCACCAAgtacccctcccctcccttttccaTGTCAATGTTGTACACATAGAAGATACCATCGCTTGTCACTACCATGACCTGAGGCGAACTGCTACTCATGGCCACAACACTGCGGATGGGTCCGCCCCCGCCAGCCGGTGCTCCTTGCAGTACCGTGCTGGTTGGTTTAGGAATCTTGATGCTTGCGAAATCACGCTCGGGTTCGAACATCTCAGACACGGCGGCTGGTAGATAAGCCCCCACTGCTCCGACCACGCCACGCCCGACAATTTGAGATGACCGCCTGATCATATTGCCAAACATGCCGCTGTTCCGCAGAGCTTTGCTTCCTTCGCTACTGGGCTGGCTCGCGGTACTGCCATACTCTTCCGCCCCACTGCTTCGCCGAgagtcgtcgtcgctgttgGGAACATAGTCGGCACTGTTAATACTGGCAGACCGGGCAAAGCGGTTACGCCTAGGTGATGTTGCTTCGGCGCCTTCTTGAGAATTGTTGGTCAGTTTGTAGATGTGGACAGTGTTGGAGACGGACGAAACACAGAGGATGGTTGAGCTGAGGTTGAAAGACATGCTGTATATGGTCGAAGGAGTGGTACCCCTCCGGAACTGATACAGCCTCTGACCACTGGGAATCGCAAACACGCGGATAATGGTGCTCTTTTCTGACGCCGTCGCAAGGAGAGTGCCGTCGTTATTCAGAGCGATGCAGCACAGCGGCGACCGGTGAGCCTCGATTAGATTGATAGAGACCTGCTTCACCGTATCATATATGAGTACCTCGCCGCTGGTAGTCGGAACATAACTGGACAGGGGGGGGGCATGCGATGGCCGTCTCTCGCCTGTGTCCTCTCGCTGTTTGGGAAGCGGATAGGCTATGTAGCATCTCTCGGACGAGGGAGACAGGGCGCAAATAGCGTTTGGATTCGGCGAGGTGTTTATTGTTTGCAAAAGTGTCATGTTAGAAATGTCGTAAAGATAGatctcctcttccaacaccaCGGCCAGCCGTTTTCGATTTAGCCGCACGGCAAGGATGGCGTTGGGGAAGGTGAGTTCGCAAATGACCGAGGCCCGCTTAGTGTTCTGGATCACCAGATGGCGGGGTGAAAGAACCAGGGCAACGAGCGAGGTCGAGAAGAGCATCTCGATTATGGAGACATTCCCGTCATCGCTGTTGAAGATCTTGGAAAAGGGGTCTGTATGGTAGATGCGGAAGCCCTTGGAGGTGCCGACAGCCAGACAGCTGTGGTCCTGGTTGAACGTGACGAAGTTCAGGGCGCCGCCCGACATGATGGGCGAGCGGTGTTCAACGGGGGACTTGGGGTCTCGAGAAAAGGGGTTGCGGTGGACGTTGGTTGGAGCTGTTGTGTGCTAGCGAATGCCGATAGTGTGCTCGTATGGCTACGTAGCTAAGAGACTCAGTTAATATGGCCAGTGTGTTCAAAGCATGTTGAGAGCAGAGGTGAAAAGAAGGCGTGGTTCGAAGCTTGTTGGACAAACGTCTGGCCTGGTCCGATGTGGGAGTGGCAGGGGAGCTGCTGCCTTTGGCTTTCCCATGGCTGCGATAAGATGAAGGAGCTCGGGCCAGCCGATCGTCATTGCGGGGCAGAGGGGTCATGCTTGCCTTCCATCCAGCCCCCTGTGCTTGCTTTTTTGGGCACCTGCCACTGTCTGCCCGCCCAGGTTTGGGAAGGTGATCAGCTGTCCCTGGGGAAGCCGCAGAGAACGAGccagccatcaaggttcCTGCCCCCAACGCACAAGTAGATAGGATCATGGCCATCAGCATTTACCAACTTTCTCGGATATATACATTAACTAGAGCCCCAAAATGTCCTCCTTGCACTCAataaaaaccaaaaccaaaacgGCAGGCGTGCAAATGGGTATGTGCCTTGCTTGCTATGCATGAGAAGTATACGTGATCTGGTCTGCCCCATGAATCACCCAACCCAATACTCCCCATtaccacccaaacccccctctcctcgttCAACGAACCATTATATTCCTAAATGAATCTGAGATGTCGCTCACGGTTTGCGGTGGCCCGTGTCTCTCCTGCACCGTTGACAGGCCCTGCGCAAGCCTGCCCTCCATAAGCTTCAGGATCACAGGCGGTACGCTGTCATCAGTAGCCCTGATCGTAAGGCGAATCATCTGTCGTGTATCTGTTAGCACCGTGTTCCAGCCCTTGGTGGATGTGTCAGGCCGAGACAAGAGAAAACATACCTGTGTTCCGTAGTTGGGCTCCAGTCTGAGCAGGCAGCCAATCTTCCCACCCTCGCTCGTGTGCACAACGCTGGCACCCACAAAATTCTTGGTATTGGGGTCGACATTGTTCAGCACCCCCCACCTGAAACCCTTGATGACATCTCGAATGAAGCCGTCGGTAAGTTCCCTTTGCTGGTCCTTGGCAGTAGTTGTCAACCCAAACACCTGTTGTGCCTCACGAGGGGCCCCGCCGATTTGCTTCCACCTCTTGAAGAAATCCTCAGCAGTCAGTTCGGCAGGATCCATGAACTTGTGGAGAGTGACAGGAAGCTTGAGGGTAAGAGCCTGCAACGCACCGGCCAGGTAGCTGATCCGGATTGTTGGGCTCTTTTCGAAAACCTTCTTGGCTTCAAACATAATGACCTGCTGGGCCTGAGCACCCCGTGCAATCGTCGTGTCGGGAAGGCCCTTGACGTCCCATGTCAGATTGGTCTTTTCTGACGTGTCCAAATCAAGCGTCGTGGTGAACGATCCAACAAGAGCCGGAGTCTTGTTTGTAAAGTACAAAATCAGGCAAGCCATCTGACCGCGGTACTCGGACCGCACGCCAACCTGGAGCTGGCCATCCTCGTAAAGAACGCCATCTGGCTTGAGAAGAAGCCGGTTGAAGCCCTTCTCCCAGTTGGGTGACAAATGAGCGGCACTGGCGAGATTGGGTATTGACTTTGCCTCTGCCGGGCCAATATTGTTCATGTCAAGACCTAAGAGATCGCCGGCCGCACCCCCGTTTGGCTTGGTACCGGCGTTGGTGAACGTCCTTCTAAGACTTCCATTCTTGGCCAGCGTGAGCTCAGCGGCGTCCGAGTTGGCGTCCTTTCCTCCCACGATCCACGTCCTCTTATCGCTTGTGTTCGCATGCTTCCGGTGTAGCCTGGAAAGCAAAGCCGACTCGCGTTCTGGGAACGGTGGCATCTCATCACAAACAGTGCGGAGAAGATCGTCGGTCGGCATACTTGCCAGTGTCAAATATTCGCAAGCTCTTTGCTGCAGTTCAGGGTCAAGCGTGTGGCTGTAGACGTTGAAGACGTTGACGAGCTGTGGCTTGATCTCGGGGAACAGATTCACGTATTTTACAAAACACGACAGAATCATGCCACGAGTCCCTGGTGCGCAGGCGGGGAGCTTGCTCTGCAATGCAATAAACTGCTCGATCGGACTGCAGCCCTTCTCTTCAGCAATCAAATGACCAAACTCTCCGAGGATGTAGGCCCCAATCTTGACCAATGTCTCGTGACAGTGATCTTGTTTGCAGTATTGAAGAATGTTTTGGGCAGCGTATACTTGCAGCTCCTCGTTGTTGGTGATAATTTGGATGACACGCTGCCATACCTCATCACTGACATGATCTCCTGCCATGGCGATGAGACGCAGGGAGATGTCTACATACCACTGGACATCGGTGGCATACTTTTCCGTCAGAATGGCGATTTTCAGCACCATCTCTTCTCGAATTGCAAAATCGGCGTTTTGAAGGTAGTGAAGAAGCTCGCCCACGATTGGTCGTGCATTTGTGTGATCGCACATGCTATagaggagatcaaggcccTTTCGTCGAACGCTGATGTCTCTGTCCTTGAGCGATCCCAAAATCACCTCCTGGTGTTGCTTGATGGGACCAAGTGTGGTATCAGATCGAGCGGCCAAGTGCGTCATAGCCTCAAGACCTAGATACCGAACATTTGTCTCCCTCGACTGGATAAATCGCCCCAGTCTCTGAGATATCTGCTTCATGAGAGCGTGTTCAGTAtcgaggtggatgatgaggttgatggcttcGAAGAGAACAGCATTTTGCGCATTGTTTTGCTGTACATTTTTGTTCGTTTCCAAGGCGAGGTCCAATATCCTTTGAAGGGACTGCCGGATCATCTCCCGAACGTGACTGTCCTCGGAAGGTGGGAAATACTGCAGGAGTCGCAAGAGCTTGATCTGGAGCCAGGGACAAGGCACCTTGTAGTACAGATAGTCTGAGGCGTACTCCCCGTCGATAAGGATCCGTTTCAGGCGGGCGGCGGCCTTGGCATATGCGCCCTTGTACTGCTCGAGGTCGTCCTGGGCCAAAGCCATGACCAATGAGGTAACGGATAATGCCACGCCAAAATCCGGGTCATCCATAAGATGTATTATCCTCTCTGCCCATTGAGGCTGGACGATGCCAGGATTTTTTCGGTACAAGCGGAGCAGGGTAAGCGCCGCCTTCTTTTTGACAAAAGATTTCGAGGTGCTACGTACATGTTAGCGAGATAATAACGAGACGTAGATGTGCGCAGGAGTACAACCCCCTGCCTGATACGTACGGTGAGATCAGTAACCTGTGTACCTCTCCGCTAAGGGCCTCGCCCATCTCCCGACCACCTACGTTTGCAATGGCGTGCAGTGCAAGGCAGTTGAACAGTTCGTTGTGGTCCATCAGATCTTTCCGAATACTGTTCACCACCAGGTGTAATAGCTCGTGCTGCTCGTGCAAGAACAAGGTCATTGCCAAATACCCAATCTGCTTCTCCGAGTACTTTGTTGCCGAGATGAGATTGACTGCCTCGAGGTGTCCAAAATCGACGTTCCAGCCCAGAATGTAGATGTACAGAAGCTTGCAAAcatatttctttttgtgaTACCCGCTCAGATTACCATCTGCCAGCCATGTCAGTGTGGGCTTATAGAATACATGTGATCGGAAAGAGGGGTCGCAAACCTTTGAACTTTTGCCTGATATTGGCCAGTTCCTTGTtgattctcttctcttccaatTCTCGAGCACGCGCATTGCGCAAGTCGGCAATGAACTGCACTAGTCCTCGCATATTggcattgctgctgctggatcGGCCCAGAAAGCCCGTGGGGCCTGAAGACGCCATTTTGTGATATCCTCAACTCTGTTCTGCTCTTGTGTGATGCAAGCTAAGCTGGGCGTAATGTCTGCAACAAAATGCAGTGTAGTGTGGTAATGCCGTCAAGGCCTGGTAATCCCCCCAGCTTTCAATATCCCCGTCACGCGACTAGTCTAGACGAAGGGCTCAAGTATAAGCGAAATCGACAAAGAAAGTCGAGGTTTCGGAGGCTGGATTTCAAAGACAGCGGAGCAGggaagcagcaacagtgtGGTTTCTGGCTGGTCGAGTTCGAGCGCGCTTCGAATCGATCGAAAGCTAACGGGAATCGGCCGGCTGCATCTCAGAGCCCCAAATGCCCAAGGCTGGGTGTACGAGAACTGATACGTGTGGTGTTGACAACGATATCGTGTATATCGTTAAAATTCCGACGGTCGACGATGCTGGCTACAGGGCTGGCTCACAATGCGTCGCCTCGAGGTAGTCGTCGGGATGCGGTCGGGTCGGCTCAGGGGGGTTGCTGTGGAATTGGAGGGTCTGGAAAAAGATGGAGCATTGTCGCATTGGCGCAGCTGCTCTGATCCCTGTCCATGCTCGAACGCGAGATGTGGACGGCGCGCTCAAGACTTGGTCATGGCCAAGTGTACAGTCAGGTGATACAGCACGTGAGTAAACCAGCACAGACCAATTCACTTTCCCAGATGAGGTGAAACTGTCCCAGACGGACAGATTTGTCAACGAACTGGGCATCGTTGTACACTCTTTTCATCTGGTCCTTATTCTTACATTTCTACATTACTTATCTTCCCCGCGCATAGGTCCGCTCGGTCGAGGCCCAATGAGACCGCAAGGGCACAAACTTGATACCTGGTACCCTCGAGGCTGGCTCAGTGtctagagagagagagtaaAACGACCGCTACCAAGGGATCATATTACGAGTCAATAGTATCTTTTGCACTCTCTACTACAAGTCCACAGCCTACCTATTGCCCGTTCGGCATTGGCATCATAAATGATA from Podospora pseudoanserina strain CBS 124.78 chromosome 6, whole genome shotgun sequence carries:
- a CDS encoding hypothetical protein (EggNog:ENOG503NUVX; COG:U) encodes the protein MASSGPTGFLGRSSSSNANMRGLVQFIADLRNARARELEEKRINKELANIRQKFKDGNLSGYHKKKYVCKLLYIYILGWNVDFGHLEAVNLISATKYSEKQIGYLAMTLFLHEQHELLHLVVNSIRKDLMDHNELFNCLALHAIANVGGREMGEALSGEVHRLLISPTSKSFVKKKAALTLLRLYRKNPGIVQPQWAERIIHLMDDPDFGVALSVTSLVMALAQDDLEQYKGAYAKAAARLKRILIDGEYASDYLYYKVPCPWLQIKLLRLLQYFPPSEDSHVREMIRQSLQRILDLALETNKNVQQNNAQNAVLFEAINLIIHLDTEHALMKQISQRLGRFIQSRETNVRYLGLEAMTHLAARSDTTLGPIKQHQEVILGSLKDRDISVRRKGLDLLYSMCDHTNARPIVGELLHYLQNADFAIREEMVLKIAILTEKYATDVQWYVDISLRLIAMAGDHVSDEVWQRVIQIITNNEELQVYAAQNILQYCKQDHCHETLVKIGAYILGEFGHLIAEEKGCSPIEQFIALQSKLPACAPGTRGMILSCFVKYVNLFPEIKPQLVNVFNVYSHTLDPELQQRACEYLTLASMPTDDLLRTVCDEMPPFPERESALLSRLHRKHANTSDKRTWIVGGKDANSDAAELTLAKNGSLRRTFTNAGTKPNGGAAGDLLGLDMNNIGPAEAKSIPNLASAAHLSPNWEKGFNRLLLKPDGVLYEDGQLQVGVRSEYRGQMACLILYFTNKTPALVGSFTTTLDLDTSEKTNLTWDVKGLPDTTIARGAQAQQVIMFEAKKVFEKSPTIRISYLAGALQALTLKLPVTLHKFMDPAELTAEDFFKRWKQIGGAPREAQQVFGLTTTAKDQQRELTDGFIRDVIKGFRWGVLNNVDPNTKNFVGASVVHTSEGGKIGCLLRLEPNYGTQMIRLTIRATDDSVPPVILKLMEGRLAQGLSTVQERHGPPQTVSDISDSFRNIMVR
- the ATG18 gene encoding autophagy protein (EggNog:ENOG503NVSY; COG:U), coding for MSGGALNFVTFNQDHSCLAVGTSKGFRIYHTDPFSKIFNSDDGNVSIIEMLFSTSLVALVLSPRHLVIQNTKRASVICELTFPNAILAVRLNRKRLAVVLEEEIYLYDISNMTLLQTINTSPNPNAICALSPSSERCYIAYPLPKQREDTGERRPSHAPPLSSYVPTTSGEVLIYDTVKQVSINLIEAHRSPLCCIALNNDGTLLATASEKSTIIRVFAIPSGQRLYQFRRGTTPSTIYSMSFNLSSTILCVSSVSNTVHIYKLTNNSQEGAEATSPRRNRFARSASINSADYVPNSDDDSRRSSGAEEYGSTASQPSSEGSKALRNSGMFGNMIRRSSQIVGRGVVGAVGAYLPAAVSEMFEPERDFASIKIPKPTSTVLQGAPAGGGGPIRSVVAMSSSSPQVMVVTSDGIFYVYNIDMEKGGEGYLVKQFSVVEADDKLDASYNA